One genomic segment of Chloroflexi bacterium ADurb.Bin180 includes these proteins:
- the tdh_2 gene encoding L-threonine 3-dehydrogenase — translation MAIPDTMTAAVLYGPNDLRLREVPVPRPGPEEVLLKVQACAICGTDPKVISADWPYPLRYGEFTPGHEYAGEIVAVGDMVGHWQVGDRVAVEAHKGCGKCVNCMRGQYTSCLNYGKMETGHRHYGFTTNGGYAQYVVNHTNTLYPVPDSLPFWGAALATTAGCAMFAIENVGGFMAGETVAVLGPGPMGLMALQIVKALGASKVFLTGTRPERLAVGKLYGADVIIDVTREDPVAIVRRETGGLGANLVIEVTGDPLAAAQSIEMAAKGGRISFIGDPLKPALINIKKFVLDDMRAAGVRGEGRANCARAMELFRIGKLSAEGIVTHRFPLREIHKALDTYIHRRDGAIKVVLEPQA, via the coding sequence ATGGCGATTCCCGACACGATGACCGCAGCGGTACTCTATGGGCCGAACGACCTGCGCCTGCGAGAGGTCCCGGTGCCCAGACCAGGACCAGAAGAAGTCCTGCTCAAGGTGCAGGCCTGCGCCATCTGCGGCACGGACCCCAAGGTGATCAGCGCCGACTGGCCTTATCCCTTGCGCTACGGCGAGTTCACCCCGGGCCACGAGTACGCCGGCGAGATCGTCGCCGTGGGCGACATGGTCGGCCATTGGCAAGTCGGCGACCGAGTCGCCGTCGAAGCGCACAAGGGCTGTGGCAAGTGCGTTAACTGCATGCGCGGTCAGTACACCAGTTGCCTCAACTATGGCAAGATGGAGACCGGTCACCGCCACTACGGCTTTACCACTAATGGCGGCTATGCCCAGTACGTCGTCAACCACACCAACACTCTCTATCCCGTTCCCGACTCGCTGCCTTTCTGGGGCGCCGCTCTCGCAACGACTGCCGGGTGCGCCATGTTCGCCATCGAGAACGTCGGCGGCTTTATGGCCGGCGAAACAGTGGCGGTGCTCGGGCCCGGCCCTATGGGCCTGATGGCGCTGCAGATTGTCAAGGCCCTGGGCGCCTCCAAGGTCTTTCTTACCGGCACTCGCCCGGAGCGCCTTGCCGTAGGCAAGCTCTATGGAGCCGATGTAATCATTGATGTCACCAGGGAAGACCCCGTGGCCATCGTCAGGCGCGAAACGGGCGGGCTGGGCGCCAATCTGGTCATCGAGGTAACGGGCGATCCGCTCGCCGCTGCTCAGTCCATCGAGATGGCAGCCAAGGGCGGGCGGATCTCCTTCATCGGCGATCCGCTCAAGCCGGCTCTGATCAACATCAAAAAGTTCGTGCTCGATGATATGCGCGCCGCCGGAGTGCGAGGCGAAGGCAGAGCCAACTGCGCTCGCGCCATGGAGCTCTTTCGCATCGGCAAGCTCTCCGCCGAAGGGATTGTTACCCATCGCTTCCCGCTGCGCGAGATTCACAAGGCACTGGACACCTACATCCATCGCCGCGATGGAGCCATCAAGGTTGTGCTCGAGCCCCAGGCGTAA
- the gutB gene encoding Sorbitol dehydrogenase: MSDPPPEPGKTMRALVLLAPHRYEIRQVPVPRPGPGEVLCFVRATAICGSDPKVIDGKIAGWPPGYPFIAGHEWAGQVVELGEGVTGWKPGDRVVGEPHKGCGTCQQCLSGNYNLCDNYGRPETGHRHYGFKSQGSYADYIVVGARALHRLPDSIAYAEGTMVGSAGVALHGLRLAGVEPAATGLVIGPGAIGLCAIQLLKAMGATRVICVGRAGARLNMAKQLGADAVVDVLAGQAVEEVLDLTGGRGVDISVETAAADDGPTNAIKMTRLGGKVVLIGFYTPPERTIPLQSVVLKQLTLYGVKADPNSYRQVLSYVEAGQLTLKPLLSHVFPLTDFAKALDTFVNRREGAMKVVIEAES; this comes from the coding sequence ATGAGCGACCCACCCCCGGAACCAGGCAAGACGATGCGGGCACTGGTGCTCCTGGCGCCCCACCGCTACGAGATACGTCAAGTTCCCGTGCCGCGCCCCGGTCCAGGCGAAGTTCTATGCTTCGTCCGTGCCACAGCCATCTGCGGCAGCGACCCCAAGGTGATCGATGGCAAGATCGCTGGCTGGCCACCCGGCTACCCGTTCATCGCTGGCCACGAGTGGGCCGGTCAAGTCGTCGAACTGGGTGAAGGAGTGACTGGCTGGAAACCGGGAGATCGCGTAGTTGGTGAGCCGCACAAAGGGTGCGGCACCTGTCAACAGTGCCTTTCCGGCAACTACAACCTGTGCGACAACTATGGCCGACCCGAAACCGGCCACCGCCACTACGGATTCAAGTCGCAGGGCAGTTACGCTGACTATATCGTCGTTGGCGCCAGGGCGCTCCATCGCCTGCCAGATAGCATCGCCTACGCTGAAGGCACGATGGTCGGGAGCGCTGGAGTGGCGCTGCACGGTCTGCGTCTGGCCGGCGTCGAGCCGGCAGCGACCGGGTTGGTCATTGGGCCCGGGGCCATCGGCCTGTGCGCCATTCAACTGCTCAAGGCCATGGGAGCCACCCGTGTGATCTGCGTCGGGCGCGCAGGAGCCCGCCTCAATATGGCCAAACAGCTTGGCGCTGACGCAGTGGTAGACGTGCTCGCTGGCCAAGCTGTAGAAGAGGTCCTGGACCTTACTGGCGGACGAGGCGTGGACATCAGCGTTGAGACAGCAGCCGCAGACGATGGTCCCACCAATGCCATCAAGATGACGCGGCTGGGCGGCAAGGTCGTGCTGATCGGTTTCTACACTCCCCCGGAGCGGACCATTCCCCTGCAATCTGTCGTTCTCAAGCAACTGACGCTCTATGGAGTCAAAGCCGATCCCAACTCTTACCGCCAGGTGCTGAGCTATGTTGAGGCCGGCCAGCTTACACTCAAGCCCCTTCTGAGCCACGTCTTTCCACTGACGGACTTTGCCAAGGCCCTGGACACCTTTGTCAATCGCCGCGAAGGGGCAATGAAGGTTGTCATCGAAGCGGAGAGCTAG
- the mcbR gene encoding HTH-type transcriptional regulator McbR, producing the protein MATNTPSVQYKTKQDIVYTQLYDEIVSGRHLPGERLDLNEIAARYGTSRTPVREAMWRLESDGLITAAPHKGFVVSKLPVEEIEELYRIRAVLEGLAARLAAGRLSSEEVDALNTRVEEMQSELDKGHDHVITTLNLPFHDIIFTAAQSPLLHRYISTLYASTARYRGLTTTWPGRAKEIVREHRAIAAAVIAGQAEEAERIARLHQENNARTVIAVARSLGEAQPEQVEEAEPELANMSGRNKPSQ; encoded by the coding sequence ATGGCCACAAACACACCATCCGTGCAGTACAAGACCAAACAGGATATCGTCTACACGCAGTTGTACGACGAAATCGTCTCCGGTCGCCACCTGCCGGGCGAGAGGCTTGACCTCAACGAGATCGCCGCCCGTTATGGCACCAGTCGAACCCCGGTGCGGGAGGCGATGTGGCGGCTCGAGTCCGATGGACTGATCACTGCTGCGCCGCACAAGGGCTTTGTTGTGTCCAAGCTGCCGGTAGAGGAGATCGAAGAACTCTACCGCATCCGCGCAGTGCTCGAAGGGCTAGCGGCGCGCCTGGCCGCAGGAAGACTGTCGTCAGAGGAAGTCGACGCCCTGAACACGCGAGTCGAGGAGATGCAGTCCGAACTCGACAAGGGGCACGACCACGTGATCACCACTCTGAATCTCCCCTTTCACGACATCATCTTCACTGCCGCCCAGTCGCCACTGCTGCACCGCTACATCTCGACGCTCTACGCGAGCACCGCTCGCTACCGTGGCCTCACCACCACCTGGCCCGGCCGGGCTAAGGAGATCGTCCGTGAGCACAGGGCCATCGCCGCGGCAGTCATCGCCGGCCAGGCCGAAGAGGCGGAGCGCATCGCCCGACTGCATCAGGAGAACAACGCGCGCACCGTGATCGCTGTGGCGCGGTCACTGGGCGAGGCGCAGCCGGAGCAGGTGGAAGAGGCCGAGCCGGAACTGGCCAACATGAGCGGCCGCAACAAACCATCTCAGTAG
- the rbsA gene encoding Ribose import ATP-binding protein RbsA, with translation MSTAPLVRLLNITKTFPGVRALQNVSFDLFPGEVHVLLGENGAGKSTLMKVLAGAYMPDSGEIEIKGQKVRINSPAHAQQLGISTIYQEFNLVPYLNVAQNIYLGRYPRRKPPLGFMVDHQAMQDKSRQVLDSLNMDVDPASIVADLGVAQQQMVEVAKALSIDAQVLIMDEPTATLTDREIDKLFAMIRRLRERGMGIVYISHRLNEVHEVGDRVTVLRDGQLVDTKSIRDLTIDQMVQMMVGREISDLFPRTYQCPGEEALRVENLTSARNGIKGIDLTVRRGEIVGLAGLVGSGRTELVRAIFGADPIDCGEVFVFGKRVTGSAPTQLVEQGVGLLPEDRKLTGLALKLSVAENIVMASLHRLFPRSVVDLNKERNVVDKYIRDLRIATPSQKRLTQFLSGGTQQKVVMAKWLATESRLLIFDEPTRGIDVGAKAEIHDFMDQLVAQGAAVLMVSSDLPEVLGMSDRVYVMHEGQVVGEFCREEARAERVIACAMGQAQAAPSVVSGSSASPGVAAAQRGQEA, from the coding sequence ATGTCGACAGCTCCGCTGGTAAGGCTGCTGAACATCACCAAGACGTTTCCGGGAGTGCGCGCCCTTCAGAACGTGAGCTTTGACCTCTTCCCCGGAGAGGTGCACGTCTTGCTGGGTGAGAACGGTGCCGGCAAGTCCACGCTCATGAAGGTGCTGGCTGGCGCTTATATGCCTGATTCTGGCGAGATCGAGATCAAGGGTCAGAAGGTACGCATCAACAGTCCGGCTCATGCCCAGCAACTCGGCATCAGCACCATTTACCAGGAGTTCAACCTGGTACCTTACCTCAACGTCGCTCAGAACATCTACCTGGGCCGCTATCCCCGAAGAAAGCCACCGCTTGGCTTCATGGTGGACCACCAGGCGATGCAGGACAAGAGCCGGCAGGTGCTGGACTCGCTCAATATGGACGTGGACCCCGCCAGCATCGTGGCCGACCTCGGTGTGGCCCAGCAGCAGATGGTCGAGGTGGCCAAGGCGCTCTCCATCGACGCCCAGGTGTTGATCATGGACGAGCCCACGGCCACCCTGACCGACCGCGAAATTGACAAGCTGTTTGCGATGATCAGGCGGCTGCGCGAGCGCGGAATGGGCATTGTCTACATCTCTCACCGCCTGAACGAAGTCCACGAAGTGGGCGACCGGGTAACGGTCTTGCGTGATGGCCAACTGGTTGATACCAAGAGCATCAGAGATCTCACCATCGACCAGATGGTACAGATGATGGTCGGTCGAGAGATCAGCGACCTGTTTCCGCGAACCTACCAGTGTCCGGGTGAGGAGGCTCTGCGTGTTGAGAACCTCACCTCAGCCCGCAACGGCATCAAGGGCATTGACCTGACAGTACGCCGTGGCGAGATCGTTGGCCTGGCCGGGCTGGTGGGCTCGGGCCGCACCGAGCTGGTTCGGGCCATCTTTGGTGCCGATCCCATCGACTGCGGCGAAGTGTTCGTGTTCGGCAAGCGCGTCACCGGGTCGGCTCCCACGCAGTTGGTCGAACAGGGAGTCGGCCTGCTGCCCGAGGATCGCAAGCTCACCGGACTGGCGCTCAAGCTGTCTGTCGCCGAGAACATTGTCATGGCCAGCCTGCACCGACTGTTCCCTCGCTCCGTGGTCGACCTCAACAAGGAACGAAACGTCGTCGACAAGTACATTCGGGACCTGCGCATCGCGACGCCTTCGCAGAAACGGTTGACGCAGTTCTTGAGCGGCGGCACGCAGCAGAAGGTGGTGATGGCCAAGTGGCTGGCCACCGAGTCCAGACTGCTGATATTCGACGAACCCACGCGCGGCATTGACGTGGGAGCCAAGGCCGAAATCCATGACTTTATGGATCAACTCGTGGCTCAGGGGGCAGCCGTATTGATGGTGTCTTCGGACTTGCCGGAGGTTCTGGGCATGAGTGACCGTGTGTATGTAATGCACGAGGGTCAGGTCGTGGGTGAATTCTGTCGCGAAGAGGCCAGGGCAGAACGCGTCATTGCCTGCGCTATGGGCCAGGCCCAGGCGGCTCCATCAGTCGTGTCGGGGAGCAGCGCCTCACCGGGTGTAGCGGCAGCACAGCGAGGACAGGAGGCGTAG
- a CDS encoding Cupin domain protein, which produces MKVIDIATNRTWSPGGHSDCLCQDVVSAAVGATLVEIHTTTLGPGGRAELHSHSESEEVFIILSGELVFFDETGAEYTARAGQAVFVPINGRHGTVNRSDKDVKLIAIQVPPNR; this is translated from the coding sequence ATGAAGGTCATTGATATTGCCACGAATCGCACCTGGTCTCCCGGAGGGCACTCTGACTGTCTGTGTCAGGACGTGGTCTCCGCAGCGGTCGGCGCAACACTCGTGGAAATCCACACAACCACGCTCGGGCCCGGGGGCAGGGCCGAGCTGCACAGCCACAGCGAGTCGGAGGAGGTATTTATCATCCTCTCGGGCGAGCTGGTGTTCTTCGACGAAACCGGGGCTGAGTACACTGCGCGGGCAGGGCAGGCGGTGTTTGTGCCGATCAATGGCCGGCATGGCACGGTCAATCGCTCCGACAAGGACGTCAAGCTAATCGCGATTCAGGTCCCACCCAACCGCTGA
- the crnA gene encoding Creatinine amidohydrolase — translation MSPKAEKVCRVPYFEDTTTGRLKKQIWEASEKQIDKILAEYDIPSPSEWGKPGTYIQTTVRHQVEANRKKNDIVIIPVGCTELHGQHTVSSMDTLFVSMIAEGVRRYTAKRGAPVSLALPPLMYGCHPYHHLGMPGTVIIREEVAKEFLIDVMLGLWNDGFRKQIILNNHGQLWVLEAALQQFCKRYELPGIYRVMDWHRAVREFFMPACEGGEFDSAFIHADEHETSLGLLLFPEMVDMKYAVDTEPKNFLPTGHFGNSVESCARPSRWSEGEGHAAIEIAGTPEGVVGKATAGDPRKGKRAMAAILRYVTMLCDEILEAFPVGKVPPTQLVSLRDPKELEPYLREPLSKGWKSVYGLPTIFE, via the coding sequence ATGAGTCCGAAAGCAGAGAAGGTTTGTCGCGTGCCGTACTTTGAAGATACCACCACCGGCCGTCTGAAGAAACAGATCTGGGAGGCGAGTGAGAAACAGATCGACAAGATCCTCGCCGAGTACGATATCCCGTCGCCGTCCGAGTGGGGCAAGCCGGGCACCTACATTCAGACTACGGTTCGCCACCAGGTTGAGGCCAACCGCAAGAAGAACGATATCGTGATCATTCCGGTAGGCTGCACCGAGCTGCACGGCCAGCATACGGTCAGCTCGATGGACACGCTCTTTGTCAGCATGATCGCTGAGGGCGTGCGCCGCTACACCGCCAAACGGGGCGCCCCGGTGAGCCTGGCACTGCCGCCGCTGATGTACGGCTGCCATCCCTACCACCATTTGGGCATGCCCGGCACGGTCATCATTCGCGAAGAAGTGGCGAAAGAGTTCCTGATTGACGTCATGCTGGGCCTGTGGAACGACGGCTTCCGCAAGCAGATCATTCTGAACAACCACGGTCAGCTCTGGGTGCTCGAGGCAGCGCTACAGCAGTTCTGCAAGCGCTACGAGCTGCCGGGCATCTACCGCGTGATGGACTGGCACCGCGCGGTGCGCGAGTTCTTTATGCCGGCCTGCGAGGGCGGCGAGTTCGACTCGGCCTTTATCCATGCCGACGAGCACGAGACCTCCCTGGGGCTCTTGCTGTTCCCCGAGATGGTTGATATGAAGTACGCCGTCGATACAGAACCCAAGAACTTTTTGCCGACGGGGCACTTTGGCAACTCGGTGGAATCCTGTGCCAGGCCGAGCCGCTGGTCGGAGGGCGAAGGGCACGCGGCCATCGAAATCGCCGGCACTCCGGAGGGTGTAGTCGGCAAGGCGACCGCAGGGGATCCTCGCAAGGGGAAGCGGGCCATGGCGGCAATTCTGCGCTATGTGACCATGCTGTGCGACGAGATCTTGGAGGCTTTCCCGGTCGGCAAAGTGCCGCCGACCCAGTTGGTCAGCTTGCGCGACCCGAAGGAGCTCGAGCCCTATCTGCGCGAGCCGCTCAGCAAGGGCTGGAAGTCGGTCTACGGTCTGCCGACCATTTTCGAGTAA
- the kduD gene encoding 2-dehydro-3-deoxy-D-gluconate 5-dehydrogenase, producing MGDLVAKATKVLDLFRLDGRVALIVGGSGGLGEAMGLAFAGAGASVAILGRRLDKCEAVAREVESLGTQALAISADATRFVELQQAVQRVVDRWGRLDILVHSAGTVHIEPTVGYPEEKYDRVMDINCKSVFLACKAVAPVMLQQKYGRIIAVSSVRGFQGRAGDPSYPASKAGVNLMVKSFALEWAKEGITVNAIAPTFVRTELNTWQLDDPTFSAWVLSRIPMGRTGQPEDLMGAALFLASDASSFVTGHVLMVDGGWTSA from the coding sequence GTGGGCGACCTTGTTGCCAAAGCCACGAAAGTCCTGGATCTGTTCCGGTTGGATGGGCGTGTTGCCCTGATTGTTGGCGGCAGCGGTGGCCTGGGCGAAGCAATGGGCCTGGCCTTTGCCGGCGCCGGGGCCAGCGTCGCCATCTTGGGGCGAAGGCTTGACAAATGCGAGGCAGTGGCGCGCGAGGTCGAGTCGCTCGGAACGCAGGCGCTGGCCATCAGCGCCGATGCCACCAGGTTCGTTGAGCTGCAGCAGGCGGTGCAGCGAGTGGTCGACCGGTGGGGCCGGCTGGACATCCTCGTCCACAGTGCCGGCACGGTTCACATCGAGCCGACCGTGGGATACCCCGAAGAAAAGTATGACCGGGTGATGGACATCAACTGCAAGTCGGTCTTTCTCGCCTGCAAGGCCGTGGCGCCGGTCATGCTTCAGCAGAAGTACGGCCGGATCATTGCTGTCTCCTCAGTTCGCGGCTTTCAGGGACGCGCTGGAGACCCATCCTACCCCGCCAGCAAAGCCGGTGTCAACCTGATGGTCAAGTCCTTTGCGCTGGAATGGGCGAAAGAGGGTATCACGGTCAATGCCATTGCCCCGACCTTTGTGCGCACTGAGCTGAACACCTGGCAGCTCGACGATCCCACGTTCAGCGCCTGGGTGCTCAGCCGCATTCCCATGGGCCGCACAGGTCAGCCGGAGGATCTGATGGGTGCGGCGCTCTTCCTGGCTTCAGACGCGTCGAGCTTTGTGACTGGCCACGTCCTGATGGTCGACGGTGGCTGGACTTCGGCCTAG
- the rbsC_2 gene encoding Ribose transport system permease protein RbsC: MERTCKPLQKKWYDRVPPVLWVLGIIVVWFAIASRGHFFTISNFLNIAVQGSVLLVLSLGATCVILTEGIDLSLGSILTLGGVVAVLLMTRGVTPVLAMLAGVASGFFCGAITGLLIARGRLPPFIATLGMSGLGAGAAVVLTKASSVYADPAAFVFFGSGRLFGLLPMPIVVAALAFGAVYLILYHTPFGHYIFALGGNEVGAGLSGVNTAWWKLMTYFMAGGLGGVAGVLMAARLHAAEPTIGLRWEFDAIAATIIGGTSFEKGRGGIKGTVLGVLLLAVVRNGLNVIGIRPVYQALILGIVLIVAIIFDVIMKRRQEGL, encoded by the coding sequence GTGGAGCGGACCTGCAAACCCCTGCAGAAAAAGTGGTACGACCGGGTGCCGCCGGTGCTCTGGGTGCTGGGCATCATCGTGGTCTGGTTCGCCATCGCCAGTCGGGGCCACTTCTTTACCATCTCTAACTTTCTCAACATCGCCGTTCAGGGTTCTGTGCTGCTGGTGCTCTCACTGGGTGCCACCTGCGTGATCCTTACCGAAGGCATTGATCTCTCGCTCGGTTCTATCCTCACTCTGGGGGGCGTGGTCGCGGTCCTCCTGATGACCCGCGGAGTCACGCCAGTTCTGGCCATGTTGGCCGGCGTCGCCTCAGGGTTCTTCTGCGGCGCCATCACCGGGTTGCTGATCGCCCGTGGTCGCCTGCCTCCGTTTATCGCTACGCTCGGCATGTCGGGCCTGGGCGCCGGAGCCGCAGTGGTCCTCACGAAAGCATCCTCGGTCTACGCGGATCCTGCCGCCTTTGTGTTTTTCGGCAGCGGGCGTCTTTTCGGCTTGCTCCCGATGCCCATCGTGGTAGCTGCCTTGGCCTTTGGCGCCGTGTACCTGATCCTCTACCACACGCCATTCGGTCACTATATCTTTGCCCTTGGCGGCAACGAAGTGGGCGCGGGGCTTTCCGGAGTGAACACCGCTTGGTGGAAGCTCATGACTTACTTCATGGCCGGCGGTCTGGGCGGGGTTGCCGGAGTGCTGATGGCGGCGCGCCTGCACGCTGCCGAACCAACTATCGGCCTGCGATGGGAGTTTGATGCCATCGCTGCCACCATCATCGGAGGAACGTCATTCGAAAAGGGGCGCGGCGGGATCAAGGGCACGGTCCTTGGAGTGCTGCTGCTAGCGGTGGTGCGCAATGGGCTGAATGTCATCGGCATCAGGCCGGTGTATCAGGCCCTGATCCTCGGCATCGTGTTGATTGTGGCCATCATCTTTGACGTGATTATGAAGCGGCGCCAGGAGGGACTGTAG